A genomic window from Nicotiana sylvestris chromosome 11, ASM39365v2, whole genome shotgun sequence includes:
- the LOC104250013 gene encoding transcription initiation factor IIF subunit beta — protein sequence MEEDNSNSSITVDTAKSKDAVWLLKCPLVVSKSWQAAATSADSPQLSKVIVSVDPLHSDESSALKFTMEMGGNDTGNVPKSYSLNMFQDFVPMCVFSETPQGRASMEGKVEHKFDMTPHTRNMEEYRKMCRERTNKSMIKNRQIQVIDNDRGVNMRPMPGMIGLIASSSKDKKKAAPVKGPEVKRTRRDRGELEDIMFKLFERQPNWTLKQLVQETDQPAQFLKEILNELCVYNKRGTNQGTYELKPEYKKSVEDTGAE from the exons ATGGAGGAAGATAACAGCAACAGTAGTATAACAGTGGATACAGCAAAGTCGAAGGATGCAGTGTGGTTACTCAAGTGTCCTTTAGTTGTTTCCAAATCATGGCAAGCCGCCGCCACCTCCGCCGATTCACCGCAACTTTCGAAAGTCATTGTCTCTGTTGATCCTCTTCATTCCGATGAATCTTCTGCTCTTAAA TTCACTATGGAGATGGGTGGGAATGACACTGGGAATGTGCCGAAAAGTTACTCCTTGAATATGTTCCAAGACTTTGTCCCAATGTGTGTCTTCTCGGAGACCCCTCAAG GAAGAGCTTCCATGGAAGGAAAGGTCGAACATAAGTTTGATATGACACCTCATACTCGTAACATGGAGGAGTACAGGAAAATGTGTCGTGAAAGGACAAATAAGTCAATGATCAAGAACAGACAAATACAG GTCATTGATAATGATCGTGGAGTCAATATGAGGCCCATGCCTGGGATGATCGGCTTGATTGCGTCCAGTTCTAAG GACAAGAAGAAGGCGGCTCCTGTTAAGGGGCCAGAAGTCAAGAGAACTAGAAGGGACCGCGGCGAACTGGAAGATATCATGTTTAAGCTTTTTGAGAGACAACCCAATTGGACTTTGAAGCAGTTAGTGCAAGAAACAGATCAACCTGCG CAATTTTTGAAAGAGATATTGAATGAGCTTTGCGTGTACAATAAAAGAGGAACAAACCAAGGAACATACGAGTTGAAGCCGGAGTATAAGAAATCTGTAGAGGATACAGGTGCTGAATGA